From Prevotella melaninogenica, the proteins below share one genomic window:
- a CDS encoding UvrD-helicase domain-containing protein: protein MEKALTVYKASAGSGKTFTLASEYITLVVKNPQDYKKILAVTFTNKATQEMKTRILSQLYGIAHKLPDSQAYYEQVLRKTGFPELTIRENAAEALSLLTHHYNEFRVQTIDAFFQSVLRNLARELNLTANLRIDLNDEQVEAQAVDELINSLEEGEEVLTWIRDYIDKNIEDDKGWNVIGQIKDFGKNIFKDFYKDHKAELDSRFREESFFDDFITDLRKIRKESPKKVKEQAGKLLQKISDAGVDTGYFIKGLCGYITKQFENEPTDEGPSANVLKCLDSPDNWLVKKCPAGEKERISTLISESWYDDLLLLEQYRKECWKEYQSSNLTLKHLSQLRLLHAISEAVDEINKDTNRFMLSNTQSLLSTLMKDTDTPFVFEKMGAYLKHIMIDEFQDTSTIQWTNFRKLLDNCMAQIESHNLIVGDVKQSIYRWRQGDWKLLNNIEHDFSEEQIKIEPLETNYRSEENIIRFNNAFFTQAVIQTVKELESDDIKGASQLIEAYKEIEQKPRKYDGKGSVHIKLFPYDKKAVSEYNENVLNELVSNIRELLNRGYKQKDIAILVRSKGVIQDIADKFQGEFGTDVSIVSDEAFQLDASLAVNVIIAALRLLTHPDDKLTESKLVKLYQQQVIQTNRDNNALFVDEGERELKSFLPSGYVDKFDFLLRSPLVDLVDEIYSLFNLGSLEGQSAYVCTFYDTLNEYLRDHPADIDDFIEEWEDSLSSNTIQSDEVDGIRLITIHKSKGLEYDNVLIPFCDWGLEKTVGNTIWCPGDNKEKPYGELPLIPIDFSKKMIGTVFEDDYKEEHLQNTVDNMNLLYVAFTRAGKNLFITGKKASKSTFTKLQNGNTATDRSQIIQLVIDDLANELPGAMSDDAGDKEAISFDFGTLLDCGQRIDKEKSTENPFELTPKTHKLKIETFPHPVSFRQSNKSHDFINGEDIDPSDANRYIKVGNILHQLFSTILTEDDIEPRLKELEQEGVIYNDEVTSRELQNKIANALMNEKVKDWFSSRWKLFNECTILDYDKESGDIQEHRPDRVMTDGKEIIVVDFKFGKPREEYHEQVQRYMTLLMRMGYEKVSGYIWYVVRNEIVPTPFLPLKGE from the coding sequence ATGGAAAAAGCATTAACGGTTTATAAAGCGTCAGCAGGTTCAGGTAAGACTTTTACGTTAGCATCAGAATATATTACTTTAGTGGTAAAGAATCCACAAGATTATAAGAAGATTCTTGCTGTTACCTTTACCAATAAGGCAACGCAGGAAATGAAAACGCGTATCCTTTCCCAGCTATATGGTATTGCTCATAAGTTGCCAGATTCTCAGGCATATTATGAACAGGTATTACGGAAGACAGGTTTCCCTGAACTCACGATTAGGGAGAATGCCGCTGAAGCTTTGTCGCTGCTTACCCATCATTATAATGAGTTTCGTGTACAGACGATTGACGCCTTCTTTCAATCTGTATTGCGTAATCTTGCTCGTGAACTGAATCTTACGGCTAATCTCCGTATTGATCTCAATGATGAACAAGTGGAAGCTCAGGCTGTCGATGAGTTGATTAATAGTCTTGAGGAAGGCGAAGAGGTCTTGACTTGGATTCGCGATTACATCGATAAAAATATTGAAGATGACAAGGGGTGGAACGTCATTGGACAGATAAAAGACTTTGGAAAGAATATTTTTAAGGACTTCTATAAAGACCATAAGGCAGAACTTGATAGTCGGTTTCGTGAAGAATCGTTTTTTGACGATTTCATCACAGATTTGCGTAAGATACGAAAGGAAAGTCCTAAGAAGGTTAAAGAACAGGCAGGGAAGTTACTTCAAAAAATAAGTGATGCTGGTGTTGATACTGGATATTTCATTAAAGGATTGTGTGGATATATTACTAAGCAGTTTGAGAATGAACCTACAGATGAGGGACCATCTGCAAATGTGTTGAAATGTCTTGATAGTCCAGATAATTGGTTGGTGAAGAAATGCCCTGCAGGGGAGAAAGAGCGCATTAGTACTCTTATCTCCGAATCATGGTATGATGACTTACTGCTATTAGAACAATATCGAAAAGAATGTTGGAAAGAGTATCAATCCAGTAATCTTACACTTAAACATCTTTCTCAACTTCGTCTTTTACATGCCATTTCTGAGGCTGTCGATGAGATTAATAAAGACACGAACCGATTTATGCTAAGTAACACTCAGTCACTACTTAGCACTTTGATGAAAGATACTGATACTCCATTCGTTTTTGAAAAGATGGGTGCTTACTTGAAGCATATCATGATTGATGAGTTTCAAGATACGAGTACTATTCAATGGACTAATTTCCGTAAGTTACTCGATAACTGTATGGCTCAAATAGAATCTCACAATTTGATTGTGGGTGATGTTAAGCAGAGTATTTATCGATGGCGTCAAGGTGATTGGAAATTACTAAACAATATTGAGCATGACTTCTCTGAAGAGCAAATAAAGATAGAACCACTTGAGACCAACTATCGTTCTGAAGAGAATATAATCCGATTTAATAATGCTTTCTTTACGCAGGCTGTTATTCAAACAGTTAAAGAATTAGAGAGTGATGATATAAAAGGTGCTTCTCAGTTGATTGAAGCTTATAAAGAGATTGAACAGAAACCAAGAAAATATGATGGTAAGGGATCTGTTCATATAAAACTCTTTCCTTATGATAAAAAGGCAGTATCAGAATATAACGAGAATGTTCTCAATGAATTAGTTAGTAATATCCGTGAACTATTAAATCGCGGGTATAAACAAAAGGATATTGCTATTCTTGTCCGATCAAAAGGAGTAATACAAGATATTGCTGATAAATTCCAAGGTGAGTTTGGTACAGATGTAAGCATTGTTTCTGATGAGGCATTCCAATTGGATGCTTCGTTAGCTGTTAATGTGATTATTGCTGCTCTGCGATTGCTTACACATCCTGATGATAAACTTACAGAAAGTAAGTTGGTTAAGCTTTATCAACAACAAGTAATACAGACGAATAGAGATAATAATGCTTTATTTGTAGATGAAGGTGAAAGAGAATTAAAGTCTTTTTTACCAAGTGGTTATGTAGATAAGTTTGATTTTTTGTTAAGATCGCCACTTGTAGACCTTGTTGATGAGATTTACTCACTTTTTAATCTCGGTAGTCTTGAAGGACAAAGTGCATACGTATGTACATTCTACGATACATTGAATGAGTATTTGAGAGACCATCCTGCAGATATTGATGATTTCATCGAAGAATGGGAAGATAGTCTTTCAAGCAATACAATTCAAAGTGATGAAGTTGATGGAATACGTTTGATTACCATTCATAAGAGTAAGGGATTGGAATATGATAACGTTCTGATTCCTTTCTGTGATTGGGGATTGGAGAAGACAGTAGGTAATACAATCTGGTGTCCAGGTGATAATAAGGAGAAGCCTTATGGAGAATTACCGTTGATTCCGATAGATTTTTCTAAAAAGATGATAGGTACTGTCTTTGAAGATGATTACAAAGAGGAGCATCTTCAGAATACTGTTGATAACATGAATTTGCTTTATGTTGCCTTTACACGTGCAGGAAAGAACCTATTTATTACTGGTAAAAAGGCTTCTAAAAGCACTTTTACTAAGCTACAAAATGGTAATACTGCCACAGATCGTTCACAGATTATTCAATTAGTTATTGATGATCTTGCTAATGAATTGCCAGGAGCAATGAGTGATGATGCTGGTGATAAGGAGGCTATCAGTTTTGATTTTGGTACTTTGTTGGATTGTGGACAGCGTATTGATAAGGAGAAGTCTACGGAGAATCCTTTTGAACTTACACCTAAGACGCATAAGTTAAAGATAGAAACTTTCCCCCATCCTGTTAGCTTCCGACAGAGTAATAAGAGTCATGACTTTATCAATGGTGAGGATATTGACCCTTCAGACGCAAATCGTTACATAAAGGTTGGAAATATACTTCACCAACTCTTTTCTACTATCCTTACAGAAGATGATATTGAACCACGCTTAAAGGAATTAGAGCAAGAAGGAGTTATCTATAATGATGAGGTTACATCGAGAGAATTGCAGAATAAGATTGCCAATGCTCTGATGAATGAGAAAGTAAAAGATTGGTTTAGTTCACGATGGAAGTTGTTTAATGAGTGCACTATTCTTGACTATGATAAGGAGAGTGGAGATATTCAAGAACATCGTCCTGACCGTGTAATGACCGATGGAAAAGAGATTATTGTAGTAGATTTCAAGTTCGGTAAACCACGTGAAGAATATCATGAGCAAGTACAACGCTATATGACTTTGCTGATGCGCATGGGCTATGAGAAGGTCTCTGGTTATATTTGGTATGTCGTTAGAAACGAGATCGTACCAACTCCTTTTCTCCCATTAAAGGGCGAATAG
- a CDS encoding GDSL-type esterase/lipase family protein — MGLTCYTSIYMKTKLLFYLFLSVTTLSMHAQNVTYHGSKHYNIRVNQFKQEGSLPDNAIVMLGDSHSEYGKDWNRFFPNARKIINRGIIGDDSRGISKRLNQILPYNPSKIFFECGTNDLSHGWTVDRIFQEVVNVIETIRTTCPETKLYVQSLLPLNEKVGVWKLLKGKDDMIIQLNDKLKDYCNDNKLVFIDLYHPLLGVNAKEMHADYCRDGLHLSNKGYEVWANIIRSYINE; from the coding sequence ATGGGTTTGACGTGTTATACAAGTATTTATATGAAGACAAAGCTATTATTTTATCTTTTCCTTTCAGTTACTACCCTATCAATGCATGCTCAAAATGTTACGTATCACGGCTCAAAACACTATAACATAAGAGTGAATCAATTTAAGCAAGAAGGCTCTTTGCCAGATAATGCAATTGTTATGTTGGGCGATAGTCATTCCGAATATGGGAAAGACTGGAATCGTTTTTTCCCAAACGCGAGAAAGATTATCAATAGAGGGATTATAGGAGATGATAGTCGTGGAATCTCTAAACGCTTAAATCAGATTCTGCCTTATAATCCCAGTAAGATATTCTTTGAATGCGGAACAAACGATTTAAGTCATGGTTGGACGGTTGATCGTATCTTTCAAGAGGTAGTTAATGTCATAGAAACAATTCGTACAACATGTCCAGAAACCAAGCTGTACGTACAAAGTCTTTTACCTTTGAATGAAAAAGTTGGTGTGTGGAAACTACTTAAGGGTAAGGATGATATGATTATTCAGTTAAATGATAAGTTGAAAGATTACTGTAATGACAATAAACTTGTTTTTATCGACCTGTATCATCCCCTCTTAGGTGTCAATGCTAAAGAAATGCACGCAGACTATTGTCGTGATGGACTGCATCTTTCGAATAAAGGTTATGAAGTTTGGGCAAATATTATCCGCTCTTATATCAATGAATGA
- a CDS encoding formate--tetrahydrofolate ligase, protein MKSDIEIARSCNMKPIEEVAATIGIPADALEHYGKYMAKVPLSLIDEDRVACNRLVLVSSISPTRAGIGKTTVSIGLSMALNRIGKRSVLALREPSLGPCFGMKGGAAGGGYAQVVPMEKINLHFTGDFHAITSAHNMIAALLDNYIYQHRSEGFTLKQILWKRVLDVNDRSLRNIVTGLGASTDGLPTQSGFDITPASEIMAALCLADSEQDLRRRIENMVLGITFDDKPFRVRDLGVAGAITVLLMDAIKPNLVQTLEGTAAFVHGGPFANIAHGCNSLVATKMAMSLSDYAITEAGFGADLGAEKFLDIKCRKAEIHPRVTVLVSTLRGLKMHGGLVDGASHEQERQALVDGFANLDRHVENMQRFGQPVIVTLNRYGDDTEEEIALLAEHCKMLGVGFAENNVFLKGGEGAEDLARLVVETIDKQGAKEIKMTYADEDSIEEKVNKVAKNIYGARSVILKKSAQNKLARIKSWGMDRFPICIAKTQFSFSEDPKQVGVAKNFDITIRDFVINGGAEMIVAIAGEIMRMPGLPKIPQAEKIDIVRGQIEGLA, encoded by the coding sequence ATGAAATCTGACATCGAAATTGCACGCTCATGTAACATGAAGCCAATAGAGGAAGTAGCAGCTACAATCGGTATTCCAGCTGATGCTTTGGAGCATTATGGTAAGTATATGGCAAAAGTGCCTCTCTCATTGATTGATGAAGATCGAGTAGCTTGCAACCGTCTTGTTCTTGTTAGTTCAATCTCCCCTACCCGTGCTGGTATTGGTAAAACTACAGTTAGTATTGGTTTATCAATGGCACTTAATCGCATTGGTAAGCGTTCGGTTCTCGCTTTACGCGAGCCAAGTCTTGGTCCTTGCTTTGGCATGAAGGGCGGTGCTGCTGGTGGTGGATATGCCCAAGTAGTACCTATGGAGAAGATTAATCTCCATTTTACAGGCGATTTCCATGCTATCACGAGTGCACACAATATGATTGCAGCCTTGCTTGATAATTATATTTATCAGCATCGTAGTGAGGGCTTTACTTTGAAGCAAATTCTCTGGAAGCGCGTCTTGGACGTAAATGATCGTAGCCTTCGCAACATCGTTACTGGTCTGGGTGCTTCTACTGATGGCTTACCAACACAGTCTGGTTTTGATATTACGCCTGCGAGTGAGATTATGGCAGCATTGTGTCTTGCTGATAGTGAGCAAGACCTCCGTCGTCGTATTGAGAATATGGTTTTGGGTATTACCTTTGACGACAAACCATTTAGAGTACGCGATCTCGGCGTCGCTGGTGCAATAACAGTTCTCTTGATGGATGCTATCAAACCTAACCTTGTTCAGACACTTGAGGGGACAGCAGCCTTTGTTCATGGTGGACCATTTGCGAATATCGCCCATGGCTGTAACAGTTTAGTCGCAACCAAGATGGCTATGTCACTGAGTGATTATGCTATTACTGAGGCTGGATTCGGTGCAGACCTTGGTGCAGAGAAATTCTTAGACATTAAGTGTCGTAAGGCTGAAATTCATCCTCGTGTAACTGTTCTTGTTTCAACTTTACGTGGTTTGAAGATGCACGGCGGACTTGTTGATGGTGCATCGCATGAGCAGGAACGTCAAGCACTTGTGGATGGTTTTGCTAATCTCGATCGTCATGTTGAAAATATGCAACGCTTTGGACAGCCAGTGATTGTCACACTAAACCGATATGGTGATGATACTGAGGAGGAAATTGCTCTTCTCGCAGAACACTGTAAGATGTTGGGTGTAGGCTTTGCAGAAAACAATGTGTTCTTGAAAGGTGGTGAAGGTGCTGAGGATTTGGCTCGTCTTGTCGTTGAAACCATTGATAAGCAGGGAGCTAAGGAAATCAAGATGACGTATGCAGATGAGGATAGTATTGAAGAGAAAGTTAATAAGGTAGCCAAGAATATCTATGGTGCACGCTCTGTTATCCTTAAGAAGTCAGCTCAAAACAAACTCGCACGTATCAAGTCTTGGGGAATGGATAGATTCCCTATCTGCATAGCTAAGACACAATTCTCATTTAGTGAAGACCCTAAGCAGGTGGGTGTAGCTAAGAATTTCGACATTACCATTCGTGACTTTGTCATCAATGGAGGTGCAGAGATGATTGTTGCTATTGCTGGTGAGATAATGCGTATGCCTGGTTTACCTAAGATTCCTCAAGCAGAAAAGATTGATATTGTTCGTGGTCAGATTGAAGGTTTGGCTTAA
- the ispE gene encoding 4-(cytidine 5'-diphospho)-2-C-methyl-D-erythritol kinase, with translation MITFPCCKINLGLNIVAKRPDGYHDLETVFYPVPLCDVLEIKKMDEEFPSPTPIDLKVTGHTVECDERNNLVVKAYHLLAKDYELPRIHVHLVKRIPMQAGLGGGSADAAYMIRLLDERFRLNMGNAEMERYAAQLGADCAFFIRSEIAYATGIGDVLAPADNEHHSLEGYYLALVKPDVAVSTAEAYAGVTPKKPAKSCRDIVCQPIDTWRDELTNDFEKSIFAKHPILADVKEKLYANGALYAQMSGSGSTIFGIFGQKPANIKEFFPGMFTYCVRL, from the coding sequence ATGATTACCTTTCCTTGCTGTAAAATCAACCTTGGTTTAAATATTGTTGCAAAACGTCCAGATGGCTATCATGACCTTGAAACAGTTTTTTATCCTGTTCCTTTATGTGATGTGTTGGAAATTAAAAAGATGGATGAGGAGTTCCCTTCTCCTACTCCCATTGACTTAAAAGTGACTGGTCATACTGTCGAATGTGATGAGCGTAATAATTTGGTAGTTAAGGCTTATCATCTCCTTGCAAAGGATTATGAGTTACCTCGTATACATGTTCACCTTGTTAAGCGTATTCCTATGCAAGCAGGACTTGGAGGTGGTTCAGCTGATGCTGCTTATATGATTCGATTGCTCGATGAGCGTTTTCGTTTGAATATGGGTAATGCAGAGATGGAGCGTTATGCAGCCCAATTGGGTGCCGATTGTGCGTTCTTTATTCGTTCTGAAATAGCCTATGCAACGGGAATAGGTGATGTTCTTGCACCTGCAGATAACGAACATCATAGTTTAGAAGGATATTATCTTGCATTGGTAAAGCCTGATGTAGCTGTCTCTACTGCCGAAGCATATGCTGGAGTGACACCAAAGAAGCCTGCGAAAAGCTGTCGTGATATAGTTTGTCAACCAATTGATACATGGCGTGATGAGCTTACAAATGATTTTGAAAAATCTATTTTTGCAAAACATCCAATATTGGCTGATGTTAAAGAAAAACTATATGCGAATGGTGCTTTGTATGCACAGATGTCAGGTAGTGGTAGTACTATCTTTGGTATCTTTGGTCAAAAGCCAGCGAATATAAAGGAATTTTTCCCAGGAATGTTCACATATTGTGTCAGACTCTAA
- the dnaB gene encoding replicative DNA helicase, with the protein MAERSNNNKSSRRTKQAPIDTTFGHLQPQATDIEKVVLGALMIDKDAFTVVSEIIKPETFYESRHEKIYEAVQSLNLQEKPVDIMTVVEELRHKGTLEEVGGPAYIVELSSNVASSAHIEYHAHILAQKFLARQLIQFASMIETDAFDETVDVDELMQKAEGALFEISQKNMLQDYVQIDSVVEQAHQLLLKAANNKGSLTGVPSGFHDLDKITAGWQASDLVIIAGRPAMGKTSFALSIAKNIAIDYRKPIAFFSLEMNNVQLVNRLISNVCSVPGNKILNGQLTPDEWERFDSNIRKMQGAPIYIDDTPGLSIFELRTKARRLVREHNIEVLMIDYLQLMNANGMRFNSRQEEVSTISRSLKGLAKELNIPILALSQLSRAVEQRDPREGKRPQLSDLRESGAIEQDADMVLFVHRPEYYHILQDDHGNDLHGMAQIIIAKHRKGATGDVLLNFRGEYTRFANPEDLDMAAPMPNDPLGGEIIGSKMNDDPIPPYPSGDMRVPF; encoded by the coding sequence ATGGCAGAAAGAAGTAATAACAACAAAAGTAGTCGTAGAACCAAGCAGGCTCCTATCGACACGACGTTTGGTCACCTACAACCACAAGCAACTGACATTGAAAAGGTTGTTTTAGGTGCGCTTATGATTGATAAGGATGCCTTTACTGTTGTCTCAGAGATTATTAAACCAGAGACATTCTATGAGTCTCGTCATGAGAAGATTTATGAGGCTGTGCAATCTCTGAATCTGCAGGAGAAGCCTGTAGATATTATGACCGTAGTAGAAGAACTTCGTCATAAAGGAACACTTGAAGAAGTTGGTGGTCCTGCATATATTGTTGAACTTAGTTCCAATGTTGCTTCATCTGCACACATTGAGTATCATGCACATATTCTTGCACAAAAGTTCTTGGCGCGACAACTTATCCAGTTCGCATCAATGATTGAGACTGATGCTTTCGATGAAACCGTGGATGTTGACGAGTTGATGCAGAAAGCCGAGGGTGCTCTGTTTGAGATTTCCCAGAAGAATATGCTACAAGATTATGTACAGATTGACTCTGTCGTTGAACAAGCCCATCAATTACTTCTCAAGGCAGCAAATAATAAGGGTAGCTTAACTGGCGTACCAAGTGGGTTCCACGACTTAGATAAGATAACAGCTGGTTGGCAGGCATCCGACTTGGTTATTATTGCTGGTCGTCCTGCCATGGGTAAGACTTCTTTTGCACTTAGTATTGCTAAAAATATTGCCATTGACTATCGTAAACCAATTGCATTCTTCTCTCTTGAGATGAACAACGTACAGCTTGTCAATCGTTTAATTTCAAACGTTTGTTCTGTACCTGGTAACAAGATTCTTAATGGTCAGCTAACACCTGACGAGTGGGAGCGTTTCGACTCTAACATACGAAAGATGCAGGGTGCACCGATTTATATTGATGACACACCTGGACTTTCTATCTTCGAGCTTCGTACAAAAGCACGTCGATTGGTGCGTGAACATAATATTGAAGTGCTCATGATTGACTACTTACAGCTGATGAATGCCAATGGTATGCGCTTCAATAGCCGTCAGGAGGAGGTTTCTACTATTAGCCGTTCTTTGAAGGGACTTGCAAAAGAGCTGAACATTCCAATATTAGCACTGTCACAGTTGAGTCGTGCGGTTGAACAGCGTGACCCACGTGAGGGTAAACGCCCACAGTTAAGTGACTTGCGTGAGTCTGGAGCTATCGAGCAGGATGCCGATATGGTACTCTTTGTACATCGCCCAGAGTATTATCACATTCTGCAAGATGACCACGGAAACGACCTTCACGGTATGGCTCAGATTATTATTGCCAAGCATCGTAAGGGTGCAACTGGTGATGTTCTACTCAACTTCCGTGGTGAATACACTCGTTTTGCTAATCCTGAGGATTTGGATATGGCTGCTCCAATGCCTAATGACCCATTAGGTGGTGAGATTATTGGTAGCAAGATGAATGATGACCCTATACCACCATACCCAAGTGGAGATATGAGAGTGCCCTTCTAA
- a CDS encoding glycoside hydrolase family 25 protein, whose protein sequence is MIKRKRRRRKQKRNKHSFWWWVCAALAGLTTILIIDLKPWRKSRSAVSDQWPYHDMTKGPYSKDFDGLDISRHQGKIHWDELVEENPQLRFVYIKATEGSSIVDPFYKRNFKAAKERGLLVGSYHFLTYRTSMERQVDNFLANIDLSQQDLLLLVDIEKDGTRSWGREIIQKNLAEFIRLIKERTGHSPMIYTNEAYYHLNLYPEFNRYRLFIANYNLPPQLPDTKHDIWQSSKRGRVRGIWTYVDINQLREGVSVDDFKMPK, encoded by the coding sequence ATGATAAAGCGTAAACGTAGGCGCAGAAAGCAAAAGCGCAATAAACATAGTTTTTGGTGGTGGGTTTGTGCTGCTTTAGCGGGGCTGACTACTATTCTTATCATTGACCTTAAACCATGGCGAAAGTCGCGCTCTGCAGTCAGCGACCAATGGCCTTACCACGATATGACTAAGGGACCGTATTCCAAAGACTTTGATGGTCTGGACATCTCACGTCATCAAGGGAAGATACATTGGGATGAATTAGTGGAGGAGAATCCACAACTTCGCTTTGTCTATATCAAGGCTACAGAAGGTAGTTCTATCGTTGATCCATTCTATAAGAGAAACTTTAAAGCTGCAAAGGAAAGAGGCTTATTAGTAGGTTCTTATCACTTCTTGACTTATCGAACTTCTATGGAACGCCAAGTAGATAACTTTCTTGCTAACATTGACCTTAGTCAGCAAGACTTATTACTACTTGTAGACATAGAAAAGGATGGAACACGCAGTTGGGGACGTGAGATTATTCAGAAGAATCTTGCCGAGTTTATCCGATTAATAAAGGAACGAACAGGACATTCTCCGATGATTTACACCAATGAAGCTTATTATCATCTGAACCTTTATCCAGAGTTTAACAGGTATCGATTGTTCATTGCGAACTATAATCTTCCTCCTCAACTACCAGATACTAAGCACGACATATGGCAGTCGAGTAAGCGTGGGAGGGTGCGTGGAATATGGACATATGTAGACATAAACCAGCTACGTGAAGGTGTTTCTGTAGATGATTTCAAAATGCCTAAATAA